In a genomic window of Melanotaenia boesemani isolate fMelBoe1 chromosome 1, fMelBoe1.pri, whole genome shotgun sequence:
- the LOC121651387 gene encoding paraneoplastic antigen Ma1 homolog has product MANTSSPIHLELKNWCRGEGLDVTHALMVHRVPEDTDVSDIETVLETVKSLGKVRVRGKMFDATNETVKVLCECREVVDHSRVPPEIPSLTEGEIWGIIVAQPDEASSDGFAQKLAQFLQEEGKTVDDVHQMWNPGTSWNNNPESIIRAVGDVLHKAAKPTESHNYRRLRTFSGVNPTPQGEECLDSWLEQAKFMTEEYECSEKEKRRRLIESLKGPALEIIQAVRLSNPNASHIEYIQAIESTFGTAESGEDLYLHFRSLHQRSGERLSDFLRKIPFQSNSERWSTSERS; this is encoded by the coding sequence ATGGCAAACACAAGTAGTCCTATACATCTGGAATTGAAAAACTGGTGCAGGGGTGAGGGACTAGATGTAACCCATGCCCTCATGGTTCACAGGGTTCCTGAAGATACAGATGTATCTGATATTGAGACCGTGCTGGAAACCGTAAAATCCTTAGGCAAAGTTAGAGTAAGAGGGAAAATGTTTGATGCCACAAACGAAACTGTGAAAGTTTTGTGTGAATGTCGTGAAGTTGTAGATCACTCCAGAGTTCCACCTGAAATTCCATCACTAACAGAAGGTGAAATTTGGGGAATCATTGTAGCTCAGCCAGACGAAGCTAGTTCAGATGGGTTTGCACAGAAATTAGCCCAATTTCTTcaagaggaaggaaaaacagTTGATGATGTCCACCAAATGTGGAATCCCGGAACTTCCTGGAATAACAACCCAGAATCTATCATACGAGCAGTAGGTGATGTGCTGCACAAGGCAGCAAAACCTACAGAGAGTCATAACTATCGCCGATTAAGGACCTTCTCAGGTGTTAATCCAACCCCACAGGGAGAAGAGTGTTTAGACAGCTGGCTTGAACAAGCTAAGTTCATGACAGAGGAGTACGAGTGctcagaaaaggaaaagagacgCAGGTTAATTGAGAGCCTCAAAGGTCCTGCTTTAGAGATTATTCAAGCAGTCCGCTTGTCCAACCCCAATGCCAGTCATATAGAATATATACAGGCAATAGAAAGCACCTTTGGCACCGCAGAGTCAGGAGAAGATCTATATCTGCATTTCAGATCCCTTCATCAGAGATCTGGCGAGCGGTTGTCTGATTTTCTGCGAAAGATCCCTTTCCAAAGTAATTCAGAGAGGTGGTCTACCAGTGAGCGAAGCTAA
- the LOC121645812 gene encoding uncharacterized protein LOC121645812, whose amino-acid sequence MLGIRKSHTSPYHPQGDAQPERFNRTLLSMLGTLEASRKQNWSQHISQLVHAYNCTKNDATGFSPYCLMFGREARLPVDICFGTTFNKETQSSHIQYVEKVKQDLQKAYKLASEAATKNHLRNKTLYNHRVRDQPLAEGDRVLLRNVGLTGKHKLQDRWRSTPYVVIKKLPNLPVYRVKPEHGPEVVKTLHRDHLLPIGYLVRLPAWSQNTEKVPKPRVTRLQQAQKRQRKVRHPSSPDLMTDSMSGSESEDPCGIRSFDMDEVKKHLSVPNHAIDNNESSGEANSGLSVDEQSEGDDATPENKLSDSDSPESVGDESLTRDTETDIEPERPSPSRSAKTKGLPKIRKSQRDIKPVIRLTYDEPGHPTEEPVTIVHHGMVIQVNLSSKRKYSDTAGYTPKQSNRERKYVMTPDKRAWVR is encoded by the coding sequence ATGCTCGGGATTAGAAAATCCCACACCTCTCCTTATCATCCCCAGGGTGATGCGCAGCCTGAGCGATTCAACAGAACACTTCTGTCTATGCTTGGTACTTTGGAGGCGTCCCGAAAACAGAACTGGAGCCAACATATCAGTCAGCTGGTGCATGCATACAACTGCACTAAGAATGATGCTACAGGTTTCTCTCCATATTGTTTAATGTTCGGACGAGAGGCCAGATTGCCAGTCGACATCTGTTTTGGTACTACTTTCAATAAGGAGACACAGTCGTCTCATATTCAGTATGTGGAAAAGGTGAAACAAGATCTTCAAAAAGCCTATAAGCTTGCATCAGAAGCAGCCACAAAAAATCACCTGAGGAATAAAACTCTGTACAATCATCGTGTTAGAGATCAACCACTGGCTGAAGGGGACAGAGTGTTACTGAGAAACGTTGGTCTTACAGGAAAGCACAAGCTTCAAGATCGCTGGAGGTCCACTCCTTACGTTGTCATTAAGAAGTTGCCCAACTTACCGGTATATCGGGTGAAACCTGAACATGGCCCTGAAGTTGTTAAAACTCTTCATCGTGACCATCTGTTACCTATTGGTTATCTGGTCCGATTGCCTGCGTGGTCTCAGAACACAGAAAAAGTCCCAAAGCCACGAGTCACACGGCTGCAGCAAGCACAAAAGCGACAAAGAAAAGTGCGTCACCCATCATCTCCTGATTTAATGACAGATAGCATGTCAGGGTCAGAAAGTGAGGATCCATGTGGGATCCGGAGTTTTGATATGGATGAAGTGAAGAAGCATCTTTCTGTTCCCAACCATGCAATAGACAATAATGAGAGCTCAGGTGAAGCAAACTCGGGATTGTCTGTCGATGAGCAGAGTGAAGGAGACGATGCAACACCTGAAAATAAGTTGTCTGACTCTGATTCTCCAGAGTCTGTGGGTGATGAAAGTCTGACCCGAGACACTGAAACTGACATTGAGCCAGAGAGACCCTCTCCCTCGAGATCTGCAAAGACAAAAGGTCTCCCAAAAATCAGAAAGTCACAGCGAGACATTAAACCAGTCATTCGCTTGACTTATGATGAACCTGGACACCCTACTGAGGAACCAGTGACTATTGTGCATCATGGAATGGTTATCCAGG